One Micavibrio aeruginosavorus ARL-13 genomic window carries:
- a CDS encoding enoyl-CoA hydratase/isomerase family protein, with product MASQIITDPHLRVETHGSVGFLTLDRPQALNALTLGMIRGIHAALEAWRDDDGIRAIIIRGAGDRAFCAGGDVKAVYEAGVNVTDPDAKTAIARVYFADEYRMNRALFHFPKPIVAFMNGITMGGGYGVAGPCRFRIASEKTLFAMPEVGIGFFPDVGSVYFLTRASSPGVGLWLALTGQAVPASDMVYAGLADAFVPSADHDDLVTSIIHAANASTDARTAEVAIAALLPSGRGGAGASALARHAEAVAEVFKLESHLEKILQDSETSGNSFLNETARIVKTRAPLSLKITHEYMRRMQGASFDAVTAMDYRLAIAFMRDHDFYEGIRAALVDKDKDPHWSPAALGQVSSAMVDAYFSDNYPDLDAA from the coding sequence ATGGCATCACAGATCATAACCGACCCGCATTTGCGCGTTGAAACCCACGGATCCGTTGGGTTTTTGACACTGGATCGTCCCCAAGCGTTGAATGCGCTGACCCTGGGGATGATCCGGGGTATCCACGCGGCGTTGGAGGCTTGGCGGGATGATGATGGTATTCGGGCCATTATTATCCGTGGCGCGGGGGATCGTGCCTTTTGCGCGGGAGGGGATGTGAAGGCTGTGTACGAGGCGGGTGTGAATGTGACGGATCCTGATGCCAAAACCGCCATCGCCCGTGTGTATTTTGCCGATGAATACCGCATGAACCGGGCCTTATTCCATTTCCCGAAGCCGATTGTCGCATTTATGAATGGCATTACGATGGGCGGTGGGTATGGTGTTGCCGGGCCGTGTCGTTTCCGTATCGCGTCCGAGAAAACGTTGTTTGCCATGCCGGAGGTGGGGATTGGATTTTTCCCTGATGTGGGGTCGGTCTATTTTCTGACGCGGGCCTCATCACCCGGTGTAGGGCTGTGGCTGGCCTTAACGGGTCAGGCTGTGCCTGCGTCCGACATGGTGTATGCCGGGTTGGCGGATGCGTTCGTCCCGTCGGCTGACCATGATGATCTGGTGACGTCCATAATTCATGCCGCGAATGCCAGTACCGATGCGCGCACGGCGGAGGTCGCCATTGCGGCCTTGTTGCCATCCGGAAGGGGCGGGGCTGGTGCCTCCGCGCTGGCGCGCCATGCAGAGGCTGTGGCGGAGGTTTTTAAACTAGAATCTCACCTTGAGAAAATTCTGCAAGACTCTGAAACTTCAGGGAATAGTTTTTTAAACGAAACGGCGCGTATTGTAAAAACGAGGGCGCCACTCAGCCTGAAAATCACCCATGAGTATATGCGCCGGATGCAGGGCGCGTCCTTCGATGCGGTCACGGCGATGGATTATCGTCTGGCCATCGCCTTTATGCGCGATCATGATTTTTACGAAGGCATTCGTGCTGCGCTGGTCGACAAGGATAAAGACCCGCATTGGAGTCCGGCAGCGCTGGGGCAGGTGAGTTCTGCTATGGTCGATGCGTATTTTTCAGATAACTATCCCGATCTGGATGCGGCTTAA
- a CDS encoding MarR family winged helix-turn-helix transcriptional regulator, translating to MTTPYYDAIQLIERLHRYFLDVLKVELDRRGVQDINNVQSMILYNIGDDDLTVGELTIRGYYLGSNVSYNVKKMVENGYLIQERSVHDKRSIRVRLSDKGTALRDAIAQMLKRHEEKLGGTELTTQRLSDLNHTLHLIERFWAAQTGFTGALAAEDFD from the coding sequence GTGACCACACCGTATTATGACGCCATCCAGTTGATTGAACGGCTGCACCGTTATTTCCTCGACGTGCTGAAGGTCGAGCTGGACCGCCGCGGCGTGCAGGACATTAACAACGTCCAGTCGATGATCCTGTATAACATCGGTGATGATGATTTGACGGTTGGTGAATTGACCATCCGTGGTTATTACCTCGGGTCCAACGTGTCTTATAACGTGAAGAAGATGGTCGAAAACGGCTATCTGATTCAGGAACGTTCTGTTCACGACAAGCGCTCCATCCGCGTTCGCCTGTCGGACAAGGGCACGGCGCTGCGTGATGCAATCGCGCAAATGTTGAAACGCCACGAAGAAAAACTGGGCGGCACCGAACTGACCACCCAGCGTCTGAGCGACCTGAACCATACGCTCCATTTGATCGAACGGTTCTGGGCCGCGCAAACCGGATTCACCGGAGCATTGGCTGCCGAAGATTTCGATTGA
- a CDS encoding DNA methyltransferase, producing MPRLSFPLHLNLPYALERDPPAFEDNAIKYPEALARHFIKAYTKRGDRVFDPFAGLGTTLFVAEELGRVPFGIEYDAHRHEWVAGQLDHWTNMVCGDAGAMEKFGFPKMDFCMASPPFMRVTDKWNPLYAGNPKQAGYDRYLKRMGVIYARLANVMKRGAVVVVHADNLPGATYTPLVRDLSFVIGKTMRLESETIVQWTGRAVPQDYAHTHCLVFRNVKP from the coding sequence ATGCCGCGTTTATCTTTCCCTCTGCACCTCAATCTCCCTTATGCGCTAGAGCGTGATCCGCCGGCGTTTGAGGATAATGCGATTAAGTATCCGGAGGCGCTGGCTCGGCATTTTATCAAAGCCTATACCAAGCGTGGGGATCGGGTGTTTGATCCGTTTGCGGGGTTGGGGACGACATTGTTTGTGGCCGAGGAATTGGGGCGGGTGCCGTTTGGCATTGAATATGATGCGCACCGCCATGAATGGGTGGCGGGGCAGTTGGATCATTGGACCAATATGGTGTGCGGTGATGCGGGTGCGATGGAAAAGTTTGGTTTCCCGAAGATGGATTTTTGCATGGCATCGCCGCCCTTCATGCGGGTGACGGACAAATGGAACCCGCTTTATGCCGGAAACCCGAAACAGGCCGGGTATGACCGGTATTTAAAGCGTATGGGCGTGATTTATGCGCGGCTGGCCAATGTGATGAAGCGCGGGGCTGTGGTGGTGGTTCATGCGGACAATCTGCCGGGGGCGACATACACGCCGTTGGTGCGGGATTTAAGTTTTGTGATCGGAAAAACCATGCGGTTGGAATCCGAAACCATCGTGCAATGGACCGGCCGGGCGGTGCCGCAGGATTATGCGCATACCCACTGTCTGGTGTTTCGGAATGTGAAGCCCTAA
- a CDS encoding enhanced serine sensitivity protein SseB C-terminal domain-containing protein translates to MHFDDEQDPLNEILALASAEAAHRPEFYRRLMISEILVIGSAAGHEDGDDDLTLKGGSSVQIQSWSNREGQNVIPFFTSLHELMKATQDDVPYLRLPAKIFLEMTQGTALVLNPYSDHAKEFSPEEIETLLDGGTPGATGERMVVEKDTQVVIGQPSEYPSALVHSLTTYFAGEHAVHSAWLAAIAYSGGAEPQPHILVGVVTDEHHFERISAEAGSIAADVIPDEVVDILFIDRKTIDNPTGVSAYLLQETQPFYEARWGLDPHGHDGGHA, encoded by the coding sequence ATGCACTTTGATGATGAACAGGACCCGTTGAACGAAATTCTGGCGCTGGCCAGTGCCGAAGCGGCACACCGCCCGGAATTTTACCGCCGTTTGATGATCTCGGAAATTCTGGTCATCGGCTCCGCCGCAGGCCACGAAGATGGCGACGACGACCTGACTCTCAAAGGCGGCAGCAGCGTCCAGATTCAAAGCTGGTCCAACCGCGAAGGCCAAAATGTCATTCCGTTCTTCACATCTTTGCATGAATTGATGAAGGCGACGCAGGACGATGTGCCCTATCTGCGCCTGCCCGCCAAAATATTTTTGGAAATGACTCAAGGCACGGCGTTGGTTCTGAACCCCTATTCCGACCATGCGAAGGAATTTTCACCGGAAGAAATCGAAACCCTGCTGGACGGCGGCACGCCGGGTGCCACGGGCGAACGCATGGTGGTTGAAAAAGACACGCAAGTTGTGATTGGCCAACCCAGCGAATACCCAAGCGCCCTCGTCCATTCCCTCACCACTTATTTCGCGGGTGAACATGCGGTGCACAGCGCATGGCTGGCCGCCATTGCCTATTCCGGCGGTGCAGAGCCCCAACCCCATATCCTGGTCGGTGTTGTGACGGACGAACACCATTTCGAACGCATCTCCGCCGAAGCCGGCAGCATTGCCGCCGACGTCATCCCGGACGAAGTTGTCGATATTCTGTTTATTGACCGGAAAACGATTGATAATCCGACAGGGGTTTCCGCCTATCTTCTACAAGAAACCCAACCCTTCTACGAAGCGCGTTGGGGCCTTGATCCGCACGGGCATGACGGCGGGCACGCGTAA
- a CDS encoding acyl-CoA dehydrogenase — protein sequence MSAQAQTKPSKPARPVFQWEDPLLLDELLSDDERMIRDTAHDYCQNKLMPRVLEANRHEKFDPAIMREMGELGLLGAMLDGYGCAGVSQVAYGLIAREVERVDSGYRSAMSVQSSLVMYPIHTFGSEEMKQKYLPKLATGELIGCFGLTEPDGGSDPSGMKTRLKKSGSGYVLSGSKQWITNSPIADVFVVWAKNDDGDIVGVVLEKGMKGLSAPKIEGKFSLRASITGGIAMDEVPVTNDMILNIKGLTGPFSCLNSARYGIAWGSMGAAEFCFHMARQYTMDRVIFGKPLAAQQLIQKKLADMQTEITLGLIAAWRLGRLRDDYRAAPEAISMLKRNNCGKALDIARVARDMLGGNGIADEYHVIRHVMNLEAVNTYEGTHDIHALILGRAITGLQAFS from the coding sequence ATGTCTGCGCAAGCACAAACCAAACCATCCAAACCCGCCCGCCCCGTCTTCCAATGGGAAGATCCTTTGTTGCTGGACGAATTGCTCAGCGACGATGAACGGATGATCCGGGATACCGCGCACGATTACTGCCAGAACAAATTGATGCCCCGCGTGTTGGAAGCCAACCGCCACGAAAAATTCGACCCCGCCATTATGCGCGAGATGGGCGAGCTGGGCCTGTTGGGTGCCATGCTGGACGGATATGGTTGCGCCGGTGTTTCACAGGTGGCGTACGGTTTGATCGCACGCGAAGTTGAACGCGTTGATTCCGGTTACCGTTCCGCCATGTCGGTGCAATCCTCCCTCGTCATGTACCCGATTCACACATTCGGGTCGGAGGAGATGAAGCAGAAATACCTGCCCAAACTGGCCACCGGTGAATTGATCGGCTGCTTCGGCCTGACCGAACCGGATGGCGGGTCCGATCCCTCCGGCATGAAAACCCGCCTGAAGAAAAGCGGATCGGGCTATGTTCTGTCCGGATCCAAACAATGGATCACCAATTCCCCCATCGCCGATGTCTTCGTGGTCTGGGCCAAGAATGACGACGGCGATATTGTCGGCGTTGTGCTGGAAAAGGGTATGAAGGGTCTGAGCGCACCGAAGATCGAAGGGAAATTCTCCCTGCGCGCCTCCATCACCGGCGGCATCGCGATGGATGAGGTTCCGGTCACGAACGACATGATCCTGAACATCAAGGGCCTGACGGGTCCGTTCTCCTGCCTCAACTCCGCGCGCTATGGCATTGCGTGGGGTTCAATGGGTGCGGCGGAATTCTGTTTCCACATGGCGCGCCAATATACGATGGACCGCGTCATTTTCGGCAAACCGCTGGCCGCACAACAATTGATCCAGAAAAAACTGGCGGACATGCAGACGGAAATTACACTCGGCCTGATCGCCGCGTGGCGCTTGGGTCGCCTGCGTGATGATTATCGCGCCGCGCCGGAGGCCATTTCGATGCTGAAACGCAATAACTGCGGCAAGGCACTGGATATCGCCCGCGTTGCCCGCGATATGCTGGGCGGTAACGGGATTGCCGATGAATACCACGTCATCCGCCATGTGATGAATCTGGAGGCCGTGAATACATATGAAGGCACCCACGATATTCACGCCCTGATCCTGGGGCGTGCTATAACCGGATTACAAGCGTTTAGCTAA
- a CDS encoding DUF6898 family protein yields the protein MTDNPLKNREVIIEFQQIGTIVRVSAMDVKTLTEAIIQGPANTPKPILERNALKKLEYTLKKKGIIPA from the coding sequence ATGACCGACAACCCGCTTAAAAACCGCGAAGTAATTATCGAATTCCAGCAGATCGGCACGATTGTGCGGGTCTCGGCCATGGACGTCAAAACCCTGACCGAGGCCATTATTCAGGGCCCGGCCAACACGCCCAAGCCTATTTTGGAGCGTAACGCATTGAAAAAACTGGAATATACCCTGAAGAAAAAGGGAATTATTCCGGCCTAA
- the rpiB gene encoding ribose 5-phosphate isomerase B — protein MPDRQTLAIACDHAGFALKETLKSHFADRIDWIDLGANSVDSVSYADFGKKMGQAITDGQVQRGIIICGSGIGISIAANRFPAVRAALCTDATMAHLARQHNDANVLALGGRIIGVQVAIDCVEEFLNTAFEGGRHTARVDALGQC, from the coding sequence ATGCCCGACCGTCAGACCCTGGCTATTGCCTGCGATCACGCGGGCTTTGCGTTGAAGGAAACCCTGAAATCCCATTTCGCAGACCGGATCGATTGGATCGACCTGGGCGCGAACAGCGTGGATTCGGTCAGCTATGCCGATTTCGGTAAAAAAATGGGACAGGCCATCACCGATGGGCAGGTCCAGCGCGGCATTATTATCTGCGGTTCCGGTATCGGCATTTCGATTGCGGCCAACCGTTTCCCGGCGGTGCGGGCGGCGTTGTGTACCGACGCGACGATGGCCCATCTGGCGCGCCAGCATAATGATGCGAATGTTCTGGCTCTGGGCGGCCGGATCATCGGGGTTCAGGTGGCGATTGATTGCGTGGAAGAATTTTTAAACACCGCATTCGAAGGCGGCCGCCATACGGCCCGCGTCGATGCGTTGGGACAGTGTTAA
- the glyA gene encoding serine hydroxymethyltransferase: protein MGVAVKKEFEMQETLKNQDPEIFNAIQGELARQRDSIELIASENIVSRAVLEAQGSVLTNKYAEGYPHKRYYGGCEFVDVAEELAIDRAKQLFGCAYANVQPHSGSQANQAVYFALLNPGDRVLGMRLDHGGHLTHGMKLNQSGKWFDFASYGVSGADHRIDFDEVRKLAHEHKPKMIVCGASAYSRAIDWAKFREIADEVGAYLFVDMAHYAGLVAAGVYPSPIKHAHVVTTTTHKTLRGPRGGMILADDEEIGTLINKAVFPGIQGGPLMHVVAAKAVAFGEALRPEFKTYAQQIVKNAIVLADTLKARGFDIVSGGTDSHVMLVDLRPKKLTGNVAEKALDRAGLTCNKNGIPFDPEKPMVTSGIRLGTPAGTTRGFKEAEFKQIAEWIARVLDGLAANGADGNGDIERAVRADVEALCKKFPVYPE from the coding sequence ATGGGCGTAGCGGTAAAGAAAGAATTTGAGATGCAGGAAACGTTGAAAAATCAGGATCCGGAAATTTTCAATGCCATTCAGGGCGAATTGGCGCGGCAACGCGATTCCATTGAACTGATCGCCAGCGAAAACATCGTATCCCGCGCCGTATTGGAAGCGCAGGGTTCGGTCCTGACCAACAAATATGCCGAAGGCTATCCGCATAAACGCTATTACGGCGGCTGTGAATTTGTGGATGTGGCCGAGGAACTGGCCATTGATCGCGCCAAGCAATTGTTTGGCTGTGCCTATGCCAACGTCCAACCCCATTCCGGATCGCAGGCGAACCAGGCCGTGTATTTCGCATTGCTCAATCCGGGTGACCGCGTTTTGGGTATGCGTCTGGACCATGGTGGGCATTTGACGCACGGCATGAAACTGAACCAATCCGGCAAATGGTTTGACTTCGCGTCCTATGGCGTGTCGGGCGCCGACCACCGCATTGATTTTGACGAAGTGCGAAAACTGGCCCACGAACACAAACCGAAAATGATCGTGTGCGGCGCATCCGCATATTCACGCGCCATTGACTGGGCCAAATTCCGTGAAATCGCGGACGAGGTGGGGGCGTATCTGTTCGTTGATATGGCGCATTATGCCGGTCTGGTGGCTGCGGGTGTGTATCCAAGCCCGATCAAACACGCCCATGTTGTGACAACAACGACGCATAAAACCCTGCGCGGTCCGCGCGGTGGCATGATTTTGGCGGATGACGAAGAAATCGGCACGCTGATTAACAAGGCTGTGTTCCCCGGGATTCAGGGTGGCCCGTTGATGCATGTGGTCGCGGCGAAGGCGGTGGCCTTTGGCGAAGCCCTGCGTCCCGAATTTAAAACCTACGCCCAGCAGATTGTGAAGAACGCAATTGTGCTGGCCGATACGTTGAAAGCCAGGGGCTTTGACATTGTATCCGGCGGAACGGACAGCCACGTGATGCTGGTCGATCTGCGTCCGAAAAAACTGACCGGGAACGTGGCTGAGAAGGCGCTGGACCGTGCGGGCCTGACCTGTAACAAAAATGGCATTCCGTTTGATCCCGAAAAACCGATGGTGACATCGGGCATTCGTCTGGGCACCCCGGCGGGAACCACGCGCGGGTTCAAGGAAGCCGAGTTTAAACAAATCGCCGAATGGATTGCGCGCGTTCTGGATGGTCTGGCCGCCAATGGGGCGGATGGCAATGGTGATATTGAACGTGCCGTGCGCGCCGACGTCGAAGCCCTGTGCAAAAAATTCCCGGTTTATCCGGAGTAA
- the nrdR gene encoding transcriptional regulator NrdR, which yields MRCPFCACEETQVKDSRPTEDNSAIRRRRFCPSCDERFTTFERVQLREMTVLKSGNRKQPFDRDKVFKSMQIALRKRPVELEQIEKAANQIVRQLESAGEAEIPSATIGEYVMRALVQLDQVGYIRYASVYKDFCQPQDFNAFLGELKELPTTKKRSGA from the coding sequence ATGCGATGCCCGTTTTGTGCCTGTGAAGAAACGCAAGTAAAAGACTCTCGCCCGACAGAGGATAATTCCGCCATCCGTCGTCGTCGTTTTTGCCCGTCCTGTGACGAACGTTTCACGACGTTTGAACGGGTCCAGTTGCGGGAAATGACCGTTTTGAAATCCGGGAACCGGAAACAGCCATTCGACCGGGATAAAGTGTTCAAGTCGATGCAGATTGCCCTGCGCAAGCGCCCGGTCGAGCTGGAGCAGATTGAAAAGGCCGCAAACCAGATCGTGCGCCAATTGGAAAGCGCGGGCGAAGCGGAAATTCCATCCGCAACGATTGGTGAATATGTGATGCGGGCACTGGTCCAGTTGGATCAGGTCGGCTATATCCGCTATGCGTCGGTATATAAGGATTTCTGCCAGCCGCAGGACTTTAACGCGTTTTTGGGCGAGTTAAAGGAACTGCCGACAACGAAAAAACGGTCCGGCGCATAA
- a CDS encoding transcription antitermination protein NusB, which translates to MSTEASSKKSEGSPKARASAARLAAVQAVYQIMTNDQSARAVIDEFRLHRFGQTVDGQDMVVPDGMMFTTIVNGVYDRLNEMESYIANASGRPVTDKPKEPLLHAIMLCGAYEMADSPDVDGPVIISDYLDVTHAFYEQGEARLVNGVLDKLFKALR; encoded by the coding sequence ATGAGTACAGAAGCATCATCGAAAAAATCCGAAGGTTCCCCCAAAGCCCGTGCGTCCGCCGCACGATTGGCTGCGGTGCAGGCCGTTTATCAAATCATGACCAACGATCAATCCGCTCGCGCGGTGATTGATGAATTCCGCTTGCACCGCTTCGGGCAAACCGTGGATGGTCAGGATATGGTGGTGCCGGACGGCATGATGTTCACGACCATCGTCAATGGCGTGTATGACCGCCTGAACGAAATGGAATCCTATATCGCCAATGCCAGCGGCCGCCCGGTAACGGACAAGCCGAAGGAGCCGTTGCTGCATGCCATTATGTTGTGCGGGGCCTATGAAATGGCGGACAGCCCGGATGTCGATGGCCCGGTGATCATCAGCGATTATCTGGATGTGACCCACGCGTTTTACGAGCAGGGCGAAGCCCGTCTGGTGAACGGTGTTCTGGACAAGCTGTTTAAAGCGCTTCGTTAG
- a CDS encoding dTDP-glucose 4,6-dehydratase yields MSNRIILLTGAAGFVGHHFVEHILKTTDDTIIGVDALTYAGSLERLRDIQIDPFNHPRFRYLGYDFRQPAGQNLIRELRDVTHILHLGAESHVDHSISDPLRFVESNVIGTTNILNLARGLPNLELFVYFSTDEVFGPVPLDGDMHGHSELDRHNPKNPYAASKSAGEQMVVSFANTYGLPCIITRQMNIFGERQHPEKFIPKVVRSVMDGSVVPIHATPDKTRAGKRHYIHARNVADAHMFLLNKKPWTGTNPRDVESYHIVGEQEVDNLTLARMIADNVVALTGTGALKHEMVDFHSSRPGHDLRYALDGSKMRDLGWAPPLMFADSLKKTINWSLDRREWLDLNHAL; encoded by the coding sequence ATGAGCAACCGTATTATTCTCCTGACCGGGGCGGCTGGGTTTGTCGGCCACCATTTTGTCGAACATATCCTGAAAACCACCGATGACACGATCATCGGTGTTGATGCCCTGACCTATGCCGGGTCGCTGGAACGTCTGCGCGATATTCAGATTGATCCGTTCAATCATCCGCGTTTCCGTTATCTGGGATATGATTTCCGCCAACCGGCCGGGCAAAACCTTATCCGTGAATTGCGCGATGTGACGCACATCCTGCACCTTGGCGCAGAATCGCACGTCGATCATTCCATCTCTGACCCGTTGCGCTTCGTTGAATCGAATGTGATTGGCACGACCAATATTTTGAACCTTGCGCGCGGACTGCCCAATCTTGAATTGTTTGTATACTTCTCAACGGACGAAGTATTCGGTCCGGTACCGCTGGATGGCGATATGCACGGCCACAGCGAGCTGGATCGGCACAATCCGAAAAACCCCTACGCCGCCAGCAAAAGTGCAGGCGAACAGATGGTGGTGTCATTTGCCAACACCTATGGCCTGCCCTGCATCATCACACGACAGATGAATATTTTTGGCGAACGCCAGCACCCGGAAAAATTCATTCCGAAAGTTGTGCGGTCAGTGATGGATGGCAGCGTCGTGCCCATTCATGCCACGCCCGACAAAACACGCGCGGGCAAGCGGCATTATATCCACGCACGGAATGTCGCCGATGCGCATATGTTCCTGCTGAATAAAAAACCATGGACCGGAACCAACCCGCGCGATGTCGAATCGTATCATATTGTCGGTGAGCAAGAGGTCGACAACCTGACCCTCGCCCGCATGATTGCCGACAATGTCGTGGCCTTAACCGGAACGGGTGCACTGAAGCACGAAATGGTTGATTTCCACTCCAGCCGCCCGGGCCATGATTTGCGCTATGCGCTGGATGGATCAAAGATGCGGGACCTCGGCTGGGCCCCGCCATTGATGTTTGCGGATTCATTGAAGAAGACGATCAACTGGTCGCTGGACCGCCGCGAATGGCTGGACCTTAACCACGCCTTATAG
- a CDS encoding flagellar basal body-associated FliL family protein, with protein sequence MKPLLIIIFALILLGGGGAGAYFYFAKPAQAAVDASGEIAHAPKEAKKKGHGKAVESKFVELDPLILPVVTKNGVSQVLSMVIVLEVPNEEAMKNAEHLAPRLKDAFIQDMYGVLSHEAVMNSGVLQVGPLKNRLTRVSHKVLGEEGVNDVLIQVIQQRSM encoded by the coding sequence ATGAAGCCTCTTCTGATTATCATTTTTGCGCTTATCTTGCTGGGCGGCGGCGGTGCTGGTGCCTACTTCTACTTTGCAAAGCCTGCGCAAGCCGCGGTCGATGCATCGGGGGAAATTGCGCATGCCCCGAAGGAGGCAAAGAAGAAAGGTCACGGCAAAGCTGTTGAGAGCAAGTTCGTTGAACTTGATCCGCTGATCCTGCCGGTGGTTACAAAGAATGGCGTATCGCAAGTGTTGAGCATGGTCATTGTTCTGGAAGTGCCGAACGAAGAGGCGATGAAAAATGCAGAACATTTGGCACCGCGTTTGAAAGACGCATTCATTCAGGACATGTATGGCGTGTTGAGCCACGAGGCTGTGATGAATAGTGGCGTGTTACAGGTTGGTCCGCTGAAAAATCGCCTGACTCGAGTCAGCCACAAAGTGCTGGGCGAAGAAGGTGTGAACGACGTTCTGATCCAGGTGATTCAGCAACGCAGCATGTAA